In Anaeromicrobium sediminis, one DNA window encodes the following:
- a CDS encoding MarR family winged helix-turn-helix transcriptional regulator, with protein MKSYTIIIEYTNRKVWLNMANKDLIINSDIDLDQKVLGLLICTAQEQTAKMMRSIRHMNLSLTQVNILHALSNSPSGQLTVNQIKSFMVDESPNVSRSLNKLMENGYIVKERSNEDQRVVYITVTDKGREIHESADKELLKLSLNLSQGELEKMYELLTKI; from the coding sequence ATGAAGAGTTATACTATAATAATTGAATATACAAATAGGAAAGTGTGGTTAAATATGGCAAATAAAGATTTAATAATTAATTCAGATATAGACTTAGATCAAAAAGTACTAGGTCTGCTAATATGTACTGCACAAGAGCAAACTGCGAAGATGATGCGAAGTATTAGACATATGAACTTATCATTAACACAGGTAAATATTCTACATGCATTATCCAACTCACCTTCTGGCCAGTTAACAGTTAATCAGATAAAAAGTTTTATGGTAGATGAAAGTCCAAATGTTTCTAGATCTTTAAATAAGTTGATGGAAAATGGGTATATTGTAAAAGAAAGAAGCAATGAGGATCAACGAGTTGTTTATATTACAGTCACTGACAAGGGAAGAGAAATTCATGAATCCGCAGACAAAGAGTTACTTAAACTATCTCTTAATTTGTCTCAAGGGGAATTAGAAAAAATGTATGAATTACTAACAAAAATCTAA
- a CDS encoding EFR1 family ferrodoxin (N-terminal region resembles flavodoxins. C-terminal ferrodoxin region binds two 4Fe-4S clusters.) → MKVHLICFSPGGTTKRTVRNIAEGMGDVEVIEHDMLIQENRKKKYNFKSDDLVILGMMTSTKLFGVPEEIFNSIQGHNTPIVGIVLYGNGYYGKTLIYMKREVESRGFKMVGAGAFIGQHTFADKIATGRPDAKDKDIQLRFGKNIYEKIFINKDFSLKSKLKTGWPKNDTFSSVKCALISALPGYGAKMPYTWNELSINDNCISCKKCEKHCPVGAIHISTRSFDRKKCLCCYGCANVCPKKAIKLVNPTLINIMKKVETTRTERREPEVFL, encoded by the coding sequence ATGAAGGTACATTTAATTTGTTTTAGTCCAGGTGGAACTACTAAAAGAACAGTGCGTAATATTGCAGAAGGCATGGGAGATGTGGAAGTCATTGAACATGATATGTTAATTCAAGAAAACAGAAAAAAGAAATACAATTTTAAAAGTGATGATTTAGTCATACTTGGTATGATGACTTCTACAAAGTTATTTGGTGTTCCAGAGGAGATTTTTAATTCAATCCAAGGACATAATACTCCTATAGTGGGAATAGTACTATATGGAAATGGCTATTATGGAAAGACCCTTATATATATGAAAAGAGAAGTAGAATCCAGAGGCTTCAAAATGGTAGGAGCAGGGGCTTTCATAGGTCAGCATACCTTTGCAGATAAGATCGCAACAGGAAGACCTGATGCAAAAGATAAAGATATTCAGTTACGGTTTGGTAAAAATATTTATGAAAAAATATTTATAAATAAAGATTTTAGTCTTAAGTCTAAATTGAAAACGGGTTGGCCTAAAAATGACACTTTCAGTTCCGTAAAGTGTGCACTTATATCAGCCTTACCTGGATATGGTGCTAAAATGCCTTATACTTGGAATGAACTATCTATAAATGATAATTGTATCAGCTGTAAAAAATGTGAAAAACATTGCCCTGTTGGTGCCATTCATATTTCTACTAGATCATTTGATCGTAAGAAGTGTTTATGTTGTTATGGTTGTGCCAATGTTTGCCCTAAAAAAGCCATTAAACTTGTCAATCCAACCTTGATAAATATAATGAAAAAAGTAGAAACTACTCGTACAGAAAGAAGAGAACCAGAAGTATTTTTATAG
- a CDS encoding 4Fe-4S binding protein produces the protein MKVHLIYFSPGGTTKRTVHNIAQGMGNVEVIEHDMLVQENRRKKYNFKTDDLVILGMMTATKLFGVPEEIFNSIQGHNTPIVGVVLYGNGYYGKSLICMKKEVESRGFKMVAAGAFIGQSSFAPKIAKGRPDAKDREIQLQFGKDIYEKVVVNKDFSFKSKLKINWPKDDTLTFVKCAIGSALPGYTVKLPYAWNQLSLNDNCIQCKKCEKHCPVNAIDIFTKSFDRKKCLGCAGCISICPKKAISLANPSLVNMMKKLETTRAERKEPKTFF, from the coding sequence ATGAAGGTACATTTAATTTATTTTAGTCCGGGTGGCACTACTAAAAGAACAGTGCACAATATTGCACAAGGCATGGGAAATGTGGAAGTCATTGAACATGATATGTTAGTCCAAGAAAATAGAAGAAAGAAATATAATTTCAAAACTGATGATTTGGTAATCCTTGGTATGATGACAGCTACAAAGCTATTTGGTGTACCAGAAGAAATTTTTAATTCTATCCAAGGACATAATACGCCTATAGTTGGAGTAGTTTTATACGGAAATGGCTATTATGGAAAGTCCCTTATATGTATGAAAAAAGAAGTGGAATCTAGAGGTTTTAAAATGGTAGCAGCTGGTGCTTTCATAGGCCAGAGTAGTTTTGCACCTAAGATTGCAAAAGGAAGACCCGATGCAAAAGATAGAGAAATTCAGTTACAGTTTGGTAAGGATATTTATGAAAAAGTAGTTGTGAATAAAGATTTTAGTTTTAAGTCTAAATTGAAAATAAATTGGCCTAAAGATGACACCCTTACTTTTGTAAAATGTGCAATTGGATCAGCCTTACCTGGATATACTGTTAAATTGCCTTATGCTTGGAATCAACTATCACTAAATGATAATTGTATCCAATGTAAAAAATGTGAAAAACATTGTCCCGTTAATGCCATAGATATTTTTACTAAATCATTTGATCGCAAAAAATGTTTAGGTTGTGCTGGTTGTATCAGTATTTGTCCTAAGAAAGCCATTAGCCTTGCAAATCCCTCATTGGTCAATATGATGAAAAAACTAGAAACTACTCGCGCAGAAAGAAAAGAACCTAAAACATTTTTTTAA
- a CDS encoding ABC transporter substrate-binding protein: MNIKESNLTRVRIKLKWFPNANVAGIFVAKAKGFFAEEGIDAEIIDGAPGTNVDQLVACGSADFGVSSLGSVMYHEKRGLPIVSIAQIFQSSTQGIASLKSSGIDTIPELIGKTMGTLGGVNELQLFAFLNKFCLSHKVELVLQESIKELLTKEIDVGSVAIYNQLQPPFKEGLRPEDLNILLFSQVGVGMLEDTIIATKQLVHCKPTLSAGVVAAILRGWRYAFAHPHEAIDIVMRFMPKGRSTREHQQRMLRSVQGFIMPQGFSPYDMGQFQFPTVMHTASVLFEQGLVESPIQLGQVISPYIVNLALSNCNLWI; this comes from the coding sequence ATGAATATAAAAGAATCTAATTTGACAAGGGTCCGTATTAAATTGAAATGGTTTCCAAATGCTAACGTTGCTGGGATTTTTGTTGCAAAGGCAAAGGGATTTTTTGCTGAGGAAGGAATAGACGCAGAAATAATTGATGGGGCTCCAGGTACTAATGTAGATCAGTTGGTGGCATGTGGTTCTGCAGATTTTGGAGTTTCATCATTAGGTAGTGTTATGTACCATGAAAAAAGGGGTTTACCTATTGTCTCTATAGCACAAATTTTCCAAAGTAGTACTCAAGGGATTGCTAGTTTAAAATCATCGGGAATTGATACTATTCCTGAGTTGATTGGAAAAACCATGGGAACACTTGGTGGAGTTAATGAATTACAGCTATTTGCCTTTTTGAATAAATTCTGTCTTTCACATAAAGTAGAGCTTGTTTTACAAGAGTCCATAAAAGAACTATTAACTAAAGAAATTGATGTAGGGTCTGTGGCCATATACAATCAATTACAACCTCCTTTTAAGGAAGGATTAAGACCAGAGGATTTAAACATTCTCCTATTCTCACAAGTGGGTGTAGGTATGCTTGAGGATACGATCATAGCCACAAAACAATTGGTTCATTGTAAGCCAACCTTAAGTGCTGGTGTTGTGGCAGCCATTTTACGAGGATGGAGATATGCGTTTGCACACCCACATGAGGCAATAGATATTGTTATGAGATTTATGCCAAAAGGTAGAAGTACCAGGGAACATCAACAAAGAATGTTAAGATCAGTGCAAGGATTTATTATGCCACAAGGTTTTAGCCCCTATGATATGGGACAGTTCCAATTTCCAACTGTTATGCACACGGCTAGTGTATTATTTGAACAGGGGCTTGTGGAAAGTCCAATTCAGTTAGGTCAAGTTATCAGTCCGTATATTGTTAACTTAGCACTAAGTAACTGTAATCTTTGGATTTAA
- a CDS encoding S8 family serine peptidase — MKNPHNNSFELLNLSGRKAYWSQGFKGENVKVAVIDTGILIDHEQFKDVKITEKSMLDDKVEPNYHGTAVASLIAGKDLGVAPSCELLSIEIKDSVGDPHLDKIAKAIIYAVDEGCDLINISYSHYANYGGVEEAIEYAEANNVLIICSSGNDGSEGKRYPAAFDETISVGGVNYDYEKIKWVTYGSTLDVCQVCENVLAAHSISSNEYALMSGTSFSTPIVTGIAALLVCKHKYFNNGKKIPVNILRYMLKNQFVKDLSIKGKDKLYGYGFCTLQPLSLILEFKIDSMEMKQNGEVIKMEEPAKIENGRTLVPLKYANDGATVLWMQEERKVKIMY; from the coding sequence ATGAAAAATCCACATAATAACTCATTTGAATTATTGAATCTTAGTGGAAGAAAAGCATATTGGAGCCAGGGCTTTAAGGGAGAAAATGTTAAGGTTGCTGTAATAGATACAGGAATTCTAATAGATCATGAACAGTTTAAGGATGTAAAAATCACGGAAAAAAGTATGCTAGATGATAAGGTTGAACCGAATTATCATGGCACTGCAGTAGCCAGTTTAATTGCTGGAAAGGATCTAGGCGTGGCTCCAAGTTGTGAACTTCTATCTATAGAAATAAAAGATAGTGTTGGTGATCCTCATTTAGACAAAATAGCAAAGGCGATTATATATGCTGTAGATGAAGGATGTGACTTAATAAACATTTCTTATTCTCATTATGCCAATTATGGAGGAGTAGAAGAAGCTATAGAGTATGCGGAAGCTAATAATGTTCTCATTATATGTAGTAGTGGCAATGATGGGAGTGAAGGAAAGAGGTATCCAGCAGCATTTGATGAAACTATTTCAGTGGGAGGTGTGAATTACGATTATGAAAAAATAAAATGGGTTACCTATGGAAGTACCTTAGACGTATGTCAAGTATGTGAAAATGTATTAGCAGCACATTCTATTTCATCTAATGAATACGCATTAATGTCAGGAACTAGTTTCTCAACTCCAATTGTGACAGGAATAGCAGCTTTGTTAGTTTGCAAGCATAAGTACTTTAATAATGGTAAAAAGATACCAGTGAATATACTGAGATATATGCTTAAAAATCAATTTGTAAAGGATTTAAGCATAAAAGGAAAGGATAAGTTGTATGGATATGGGTTTTGTACATTACAGCCTTTATCATTAATTTTGGAATTTAAAATAGATAGTATGGAAATGAAACAAAATGGTGAGGTCATAAAGATGGAAGAACCAGCTAAAATAGAGAATGGAAGAACTTTAGTCCCATTAAAATATGCAAATGATGGAGCCACAGTACTATGGATGCAAGAGGAAAGAAAAGTTAAGATAATGTATTAA
- a CDS encoding secondary thiamine-phosphate synthase enzyme YjbQ, with amino-acid sequence MKNNLFQFEIQTKKPQGFVDITYLIDEAIEKSGIGNGIVVMYCPHTTAGITINENADPDVVRDMLVALNKVFPIEGDYRHFEGNSHAHLKSSYMGVEKTIIINEGKPLLGTWQSVYFCEFDGPRKRKVNIKVIEG; translated from the coding sequence GTGAAGAATAATTTATTTCAATTTGAAATTCAAACAAAAAAGCCTCAAGGATTTGTGGATATTACATATTTAATTGATGAAGCTATAGAAAAATCAGGTATTGGAAATGGTATTGTAGTGATGTATTGTCCCCATACTACGGCAGGTATTACAATTAATGAAAATGCTGATCCAGATGTGGTAAGGGATATGCTAGTGGCCCTTAATAAGGTATTTCCTATAGAAGGAGATTATAGACATTTTGAAGGAAATTCTCATGCTCATTTAAAATCATCTTATATGGGTGTAGAAAAGACAATTATCATAAATGAAGGAAAGCCCCTTTTAGGCACTTGGCAAAGTGTATATTTTTGCGAGTTTGACGGACCTAGAAAGAGAAAAGTAAATATAAAAGTTATTGAAGGTTAA
- a CDS encoding MATE family efflux transporter, translating to MNKKEFVKIYREFSHRVITTKVILSLASSADHIIAATFINSAVLAALTLINPILFFIFAFAFMFASGLGSYIGLLMGKKEIDKANEAASFIILILTAIAGVLAISTSLNASKVASFLGASGDYHRIATEYLRYLSIAFFPQMISVVLDGLIMNDGNPKYNFKVNIITLVMNFILNMIFVVVFKQGVMGLGVATLISNSYHLIADIYYLIYRSKTIKISMPKKNYKALKRVLYNGSSDFLSVFIESIMVYVVNTSILKFLPNVYLEAYAASAVFTLFITKIYMGSQYGLQPISSKMMGQGKYHELKQLFVFSVKRSALYAISFYVTLIPVAWFGLPYFLDKPELVKIAFILYLGVGFAIVLSNIGIQSSVFFTSINRPIESLSIAVIRTLILIPVFSYTMIWMFKFTGITLGFLIPEILLTIGFIHYFKRLDLSQLKV from the coding sequence GTGAACAAAAAAGAATTTGTAAAAATCTATAGGGAATTCTCCCATAGGGTTATAACAACAAAGGTAATACTGTCACTTGCTTCAAGTGCTGATCACATTATAGCAGCAACATTTATTAATTCAGCAGTCCTTGCAGCTCTAACATTGATTAACCCAATATTATTTTTCATATTTGCATTTGCATTTATGTTTGCGTCCGGATTAGGCTCCTATATTGGTTTGCTTATGGGAAAAAAAGAGATTGATAAGGCTAATGAAGCTGCCAGCTTTATAATATTAATTCTTACAGCCATAGCAGGAGTATTAGCAATTTCTACCTCTCTTAATGCAAGTAAAGTTGCTAGTTTTCTGGGAGCTTCAGGTGATTATCACAGGATTGCAACTGAGTATTTGAGATATCTTTCTATTGCCTTCTTCCCTCAGATGATATCTGTAGTTTTAGATGGCCTAATTATGAATGATGGAAATCCAAAGTATAATTTTAAAGTAAATATTATAACATTGGTAATGAACTTTATCTTAAATATGATTTTCGTTGTAGTTTTCAAACAAGGAGTAATGGGCTTAGGTGTAGCAACCCTTATAAGTAACAGCTATCATCTTATTGCTGATATTTATTATCTAATATATAGATCTAAAACAATAAAAATTAGTATGCCTAAAAAGAACTATAAGGCTCTTAAGAGAGTTTTGTATAACGGAAGTAGTGACTTTTTGAGTGTCTTTATTGAATCAATAATGGTATATGTTGTTAATACATCAATATTAAAATTCTTGCCAAATGTATACCTTGAGGCATATGCAGCTTCAGCAGTGTTTACTCTATTTATTACTAAGATTTATATGGGATCACAATATGGATTGCAGCCAATATCCTCTAAGATGATGGGACAGGGAAAGTACCATGAATTGAAACAGCTTTTTGTCTTCTCTGTTAAGAGAAGTGCCCTATATGCAATTAGTTTCTATGTTACTCTAATTCCAGTTGCATGGTTTGGACTGCCATATTTCTTAGATAAACCTGAGCTTGTAAAAATTGCTTTTATCCTGTATTTAGGAGTTGGTTTTGCCATAGTATTATCAAATATAGGGATACAATCATCAGTCTTCTTTACATCAATTAATAGACCGATAGAATCATTATCTATAGCTGTAATAAGAACTTTAATTTTAATTCCTGTATTTAGTTACACTATGATTTGGATGTTTAAGTTTACAGGAATTACACTTGGATTCTTAATCCCTGAAATCTTATTAACAATAGGTTTCATTCATTACTTTAAGAGGTTAGATTTATCACAATTAAAGGTATAG
- a CDS encoding MerR family transcriptional regulator produces MNNRYRMGQVSNFIGISKDTIRHWQKKGLLHIKKDDNNYNVFTDQDYFKIFKINFFRDLGFSISEIKELLKREDIHDKKDIIDNHIKLLDDEIEKLIYQRNVLKEANEMPTSRETNLELVKKIFKMKKVDTNAPSNFSASKLMQDKQLFITNFETKTLEGYNVHIEAFENEDFVYSHNTFIHFFYPREELVDSGYPVDLINSFAEKNNLRIIGEIVEIHDIKQVFFNDFDYIELYVAVKDNND; encoded by the coding sequence ATGAATAACAGATATAGAATGGGTCAAGTAAGTAATTTTATAGGAATTAGTAAAGATACTATCAGACATTGGCAGAAAAAAGGTCTGCTTCATATTAAAAAGGATGATAATAACTATAACGTATTTACAGACCAAGACTACTTTAAAATATTTAAAATCAATTTTTTCAGAGACTTGGGATTCAGTATATCAGAAATTAAGGAGCTTCTTAAAAGAGAAGATATTCATGATAAAAAGGATATTATTGATAATCATATTAAGCTGTTAGACGATGAAATTGAAAAACTAATCTACCAAAGAAATGTGTTAAAAGAAGCTAATGAAATGCCAACTTCAAGAGAAACAAACTTAGAACTTGTGAAAAAGATATTTAAGATGAAGAAGGTTGATACAAACGCTCCTTCAAACTTCTCAGCTTCAAAACTTATGCAGGACAAGCAATTATTTATAACGAATTTCGAAACAAAAACCTTAGAGGGCTATAATGTTCATATTGAAGCTTTTGAAAATGAAGATTTTGTTTATTCACATAATACCTTTATACATTTCTTTTATCCTCGAGAAGAGTTGGTTGATAGTGGTTATCCTGTTGATTTGATTAATAGTTTCGCAGAGAAAAATAATCTAAGGATAATTGGAGAAATTGTTGAAATCCATGACATTAAACAGGTTTTTTTCAATGATTTTGACTATATAGAATTGTATGTAGCTGTAAAAGATAATAATGACTAG
- a CDS encoding TetR/AcrR family transcriptional regulator, with translation MNKREMKAKEYLVKSIKVMHKNGFHGTSIKDITDELGIPKGSFYNYYENKVDYTIKALELFYNYLDESYYAILRNKELSSEERVVKAFESMIKDITDKKLEYGCFIGKLSLELNGADEAIVSVLNNLHERMKGKVEQCLLENTNRDPNETEYISELIMYTWQGALMRAGTSNDMKHLENFIRYLKGLLI, from the coding sequence ATGAATAAAAGAGAGATGAAAGCCAAAGAATATTTAGTTAAATCTATAAAGGTTATGCATAAAAATGGATTCCATGGTACTAGTATTAAGGATATAACAGATGAACTAGGAATACCAAAGGGTTCTTTTTATAACTATTATGAAAATAAAGTTGACTATACTATAAAGGCTTTAGAGTTGTTTTATAACTATTTAGATGAAAGTTATTATGCAATCCTAAGGAATAAGGAATTATCATCAGAGGAAAGGGTAGTAAAAGCCTTTGAAAGTATGATAAAAGACATTACTGATAAAAAATTAGAGTATGGTTGTTTTATTGGTAAGTTATCCTTAGAACTTAATGGAGCAGATGAAGCCATAGTATCCGTACTAAATAATTTACATGAAAGGATGAAAGGTAAAGTAGAACAATGTCTGTTAGAAAATACTAATAGGGATCCTAATGAGACAGAATACATTTCAGAACTTATAATGTACACGTGGCAAGGAGCCTTAATGAGGGCTGGAACTTCAAATGATATGAAACATTTAGAGAATTTTATAAGGTATTTAAAAGGCTTATTAATATAG
- a CDS encoding SCP2 sterol-binding domain-containing protein has product MSCGATDVGIVSLESFKDEEINKIKEIFPKTRALISIAVKHNPNAIKSQHRSVSNNEYHYAIKKLHKVTYDLENELIKKGMEVVAAVADFPMETDISRPNAWLISHKEVAVKAGIGKMGLNTLVIHEIYGPNIILNTILIDYEPDKYDKEIEENPCINCNLCKTVCPTGSISEDGFNFTGCYTHNYRDMRNGFLDLTNRLESGNKKLDKINSAEKSAIWQSVYSGPNYRCSYCVAVCPAAKGEVENFKKDRKAYYDTYVKPFKEKEENIYVLKGSDSDYYVDKLEKKRKKYVSNGMEMRNVQYFRNALKLGFQKNHAKDVEVIYHFIFTGEENLQFTVDINRGKLKVTDGLAGKPNLVLNADSRKWVEFLSTGKGLMTGIITGKIKIKGSPKLLKEFSKYFPN; this is encoded by the coding sequence ATGAGCTGTGGAGCTACTGACGTGGGAATAGTCAGTTTAGAAAGTTTTAAAGATGAGGAGATAAATAAAATCAAAGAGATATTTCCTAAAACAAGGGCATTAATATCTATTGCTGTAAAGCATAATCCAAATGCAATAAAAAGCCAACATAGATCCGTATCTAACAATGAATATCATTATGCCATTAAAAAGCTTCATAAAGTTACTTATGACTTAGAGAATGAATTAATAAAAAAGGGGATGGAAGTAGTAGCAGCCGTTGCAGACTTTCCCATGGAGACAGATATAAGTAGACCAAACGCCTGGTTAATATCCCATAAGGAAGTGGCAGTTAAGGCTGGTATTGGAAAGATGGGTTTAAATACTCTAGTGATCCATGAAATTTATGGACCTAATATTATATTAAATACAATTTTAATTGATTATGAGCCTGATAAATACGATAAGGAAATAGAGGAAAATCCATGTATAAACTGTAACCTATGTAAAACAGTTTGTCCAACGGGAAGTATTAGTGAAGATGGTTTTAACTTTACGGGATGCTATACACATAACTATAGGGATATGAGAAATGGTTTTTTAGATTTAACAAACAGGCTTGAATCTGGGAACAAGAAGTTAGACAAAATTAATTCTGCTGAAAAATCTGCCATATGGCAAAGTGTGTATTCTGGGCCTAACTATCGTTGTTCTTATTGTGTAGCTGTCTGTCCAGCTGCAAAAGGAGAAGTGGAGAACTTTAAAAAAGACAGGAAGGCTTATTATGACACATATGTGAAGCCGTTTAAGGAAAAGGAAGAGAATATCTATGTGCTAAAGGGAAGTGACAGCGATTATTATGTTGATAAACTAGAAAAGAAAAGGAAAAAATATGTTAGTAATGGCATGGAAATGAGAAATGTACAATATTTTAGGAACGCATTAAAATTAGGATTTCAAAAAAATCATGCAAAGGATGTAGAAGTGATATATCATTTTATCTTTACTGGAGAAGAAAATCTTCAATTTACAGTAGATATAAATAGAGGAAAGCTAAAAGTAACAGATGGTCTTGCAGGTAAACCTAATCTCGTATTAAACGCAGATAGTAGAAAATGGGTAGAGTTCTTATCTACGGGAAAGGGATTAATGACTGGAATCATTACAGGTAAAATAAAAATAAAGGGAAGTCCAAAGTTATTAAAAGAATTTAGTAAATATTTTCCTAATTAA
- a CDS encoding NADH:flavin oxidoreductase — protein sequence MKKVFEKINLGGIEINNRIVRSATAELMGDSNGYMTDRLLNMYSELCDGNIGLLITGLTEVVEGTATHTLMKIHDDSYIEGLKKLTDLVHSNGNKIVVQLVHHGSQISGRPRYEPYSPSGIEEEGSRVKSREITKEEIKKLVEDFGDGALRAKKAGFDGVQIHGAHGYFFSRFLTPYYNRRNDEYGGSIENRARIILEAYENIRKKCGEDFPIFIKINACDFLDEGGLTFEDSKKAIKMFSEAGFNAIEVSGGIKIGKHTAVRPAIRAREDEAYHREYANEIAKEISTPVIVVGGFRNLDVVKEVIENTHVDAVALCRPFIIEPKLVTRWLEGDTQKSKCISCNKCFNPRGTICIFNKK from the coding sequence ATGAAGAAAGTATTTGAAAAAATAAATCTAGGTGGTATAGAAATTAATAACAGAATAGTTAGATCAGCTACAGCAGAACTTATGGGTGATTCAAATGGTTATATGACTGATAGGCTTTTAAATATGTATAGTGAACTATGTGATGGTAATATAGGATTATTAATTACAGGATTAACAGAAGTAGTAGAAGGAACTGCTACTCACACTTTAATGAAAATACATGATGACTCCTATATAGAAGGGTTAAAGAAATTAACGGACTTAGTACATAGTAATGGCAATAAAATAGTTGTACAATTAGTCCATCATGGATCACAGATAAGTGGTAGACCTAGATATGAACCATATAGTCCATCGGGTATTGAAGAAGAAGGATCAAGGGTTAAATCAAGGGAAATAACTAAAGAAGAAATAAAAAAATTAGTTGAGGACTTTGGAGATGGAGCTTTGAGAGCCAAAAAGGCTGGTTTTGATGGGGTTCAAATCCATGGAGCCCATGGATATTTCTTCAGTAGATTTTTAACTCCTTATTATAATAGAAGAAATGATGAGTATGGAGGAAGTATTGAAAACAGAGCAAGAATAATACTTGAGGCATATGAGAATATTAGGAAGAAGTGTGGAGAAGATTTCCCTATATTTATAAAGATAAATGCCTGTGATTTCCTTGATGAAGGTGGACTTACCTTTGAAGATAGTAAAAAAGCAATAAAGATGTTCTCAGAAGCAGGTTTTAATGCTATTGAAGTAAGTGGAGGAATTAAGATTGGGAAGCATACCGCTGTGAGACCTGCCATAAGAGCAAGAGAGGATGAGGCTTATCACAGAGAATATGCAAATGAAATAGCTAAGGAAATAAGTACGCCAGTTATTGTAGTAGGTGGATTTAGAAACTTAGATGTGGTAAAAGAGGTAATTGAAAATACACATGTTGATGCAGTTGCTCTATGTAGACCTTTCATAATAGAGCCAAAGCTAGTAACAAGATGGTTAGAAGGAGATACACAAAAGTCAAAATGTATATCATGTAATAAATGTTTTAATCCACGTGGAACTATTTGTATATTCAATAAAAAATAA
- a CDS encoding TetR/AcrR family transcriptional regulator → MIGYKANDRKGLVNMENRKEQIVNIAIDFIEKYGFDSFSYKDLSEAVGITKATLHHHFPKKEDLGLAVCEKLKVKAKVVKSKIDKLDTAQEKIKYIFDNLLNCAKTGDICPISSLQAEYNVIPDSMKEMVADLSEREIDYLSEILEEGLGEGIFEFKGNPKSMALMILTSYKGAIQYSRAMDDNTMSTVVEQIYNQIMK, encoded by the coding sequence ATGATAGGATATAAAGCAAATGATAGAAAAGGACTTGTTAATATGGAGAATAGAAAAGAACAGATTGTAAATATTGCTATTGATTTTATTGAGAAATATGGATTTGATAGCTTTAGTTATAAAGATTTATCTGAAGCCGTAGGAATTACAAAGGCAACTCTACATCATCACTTTCCTAAAAAAGAAGATTTGGGATTGGCTGTTTGTGAGAAGTTAAAAGTAAAAGCTAAGGTTGTAAAGAGTAAGATTGATAAACTAGACACTGCCCAGGAAAAGATTAAGTATATATTTGATAACCTTCTTAATTGTGCTAAGACAGGAGATATTTGCCCTATATCATCATTACAAGCTGAATATAATGTGATCCCGGACTCTATGAAGGAGATGGTGGCTGACTTAAGTGAGAGAGAGATTGACTATTTAAGTGAAATCCTTGAAGAAGGTTTAGGAGAAGGCATCTTTGAATTTAAGGGCAATCCTAAAAGTATGGCCCTTATGATACTGACTTCATACAAGGGCGCTATACAATATTCTAGGGCTATGGACGATAATACTATGAGCACTGTAGTGGAACAAATCTATAATCAAATTATGAAATAG